A stretch of Candidatus Sulfotelmatobacter sp. DNA encodes these proteins:
- a CDS encoding RpiB/LacA/LacB family sugar-phosphate isomerase, with protein MRCAIGADDAGPLTDALLADLERRGADVVRFGALLDGSTRWAHIGRAVAATVAAGDAEVGIVCCWTGTGISIAANKVPGARAALCGDAVTAEGARRWNDANVLALSLRATSPAVGIEILDAFLRTPASEAPSDRREIAALE; from the coding sequence ATGCGCTGCGCGATCGGAGCCGACGACGCGGGCCCGTTGACGGACGCTCTCCTCGCCGACCTGGAACGGCGTGGTGCGGACGTCGTTCGCTTTGGTGCCTTGCTCGACGGCTCGACGCGGTGGGCGCACATCGGCCGCGCGGTGGCCGCGACCGTCGCGGCCGGCGACGCCGAGGTGGGGATCGTCTGCTGCTGGACGGGGACCGGCATCTCGATCGCCGCCAACAAAGTGCCCGGGGCGCGCGCCGCGCTGTGCGGCGACGCGGTCACGGCCGAGGGAGCGCGCCGCTGGAACGACGCCAACGTGCTGGCGTTGAGCTTGCGCGCGACCAGCCCCGCGGTCGGCATCGAGATCCTCGATGCGTTCTTGCGCACCCCCGCCAGCGAAGCGCCGTCCGATCGCCGTGAGATCGCCGCGCTCGAATAG